In Mongoliitalea daihaiensis, one DNA window encodes the following:
- the alaS gene encoding alanine--tRNA ligase: MEAKKIRTTFIEFFQSKQHQFVPSSPIVVKNDPTLMFTNAGMNQFKDFFLGNDVPKATRVANSQKCLRVSGKHNDLEEVGVDTYHHTMFEMLGNWSFGDYFKKDAIEWAWELLTDVYNLPKDRLYVSVFGGDAGDNLSKDTEAFDFWKQIVPENRIIFGSKKDNFWEMGDTGPCGPCSEIHIDLRTDEERALVDGYALVNNDHPQVIEIWNLVFMQFNRLSDGSLKELPAKHVDTGMGFERLVRAIQGKASNYDTDVFLPFIDYLEQKSGKTYGKDEKIDIAMRVIVDHIRAISFTIADGQLPSNNKAGYVIRRILRRAVRYGYTFLGFQTPFLHELLPLLAANFGDVFPEVAQQQEFIARVIKEEEASFLRTLDNGLKMLDQIKSDLQAKGDSVIPGKTAFELYDTYGFPLDLTSLIARENGLSVDQAGFTQEMEIQKTRSRAAAEQETGDWVLVGEEEGVEFVGYDYTEASSTIVKYRKITDKKGDRYQIVLDKTPFYAESGGQVGDQGTLTNGQEVIRVVDTKKENDLIVHFVDKIPSNPSVIFDAQVDVQRRGLITNNHSATHLLHAALKQVLGDHVQQKGSLVNDEILRFDFSHFAKLTDEELTQVEQIVNEKIRANIVLNEQRNVPIDEARRQGATALFGEKYGDFVRVITFDPNFSVELCGGIHVKSTGLIGLCKIVSEGSISAGVRRIEAITSQAAEAYYRAHVTMVKELQELMKNPRDLKKSIEALLTERNELKKELETLHAEKAGSVKADLLANALTAGDVQVVFGMVKLPTADALKKLVFELKNELQRAFIVIAADVDGKPQVAVAVEEELIESKGLNAGAIVRELAKEIQGGGGGQPFFATAGGKDINGLPKVLEKAKSYFANLSA, from the coding sequence ATGGAAGCCAAAAAAATTAGAACCACCTTCATTGAATTTTTTCAATCAAAACAGCATCAATTTGTACCCTCTTCACCCATCGTTGTAAAGAATGATCCTACCTTGATGTTTACAAATGCAGGGATGAATCAGTTCAAGGACTTTTTCCTTGGAAATGACGTTCCCAAAGCAACTCGTGTAGCCAACAGTCAGAAATGTTTACGTGTATCAGGTAAGCATAACGACCTAGAAGAAGTAGGGGTAGACACCTACCATCATACGATGTTTGAAATGTTGGGGAATTGGTCTTTTGGAGATTACTTTAAGAAGGATGCGATTGAATGGGCTTGGGAGCTCTTGACAGATGTATATAACCTTCCAAAGGACCGATTGTATGTATCTGTTTTTGGAGGAGATGCAGGTGATAACTTGTCCAAGGATACAGAAGCCTTTGACTTTTGGAAGCAGATTGTCCCTGAGAATAGAATCATCTTCGGAAGCAAAAAAGATAATTTCTGGGAAATGGGGGATACAGGTCCTTGTGGTCCATGTTCGGAAATTCATATCGACTTACGCACGGATGAAGAACGTGCCCTTGTGGATGGATATGCTTTGGTTAACAATGACCATCCTCAGGTGATTGAAATCTGGAATTTGGTATTTATGCAATTCAATAGACTTTCGGATGGAAGTTTAAAAGAACTACCTGCCAAACATGTAGATACAGGAATGGGTTTTGAGCGATTGGTGAGAGCCATTCAAGGAAAAGCATCCAATTACGATACAGATGTCTTTTTACCTTTCATAGATTATCTGGAACAGAAGTCTGGAAAAACCTATGGCAAGGATGAAAAGATAGATATTGCCATGCGGGTGATAGTAGATCATATTCGTGCGATTTCTTTTACTATCGCAGATGGACAATTGCCATCAAATAACAAAGCTGGCTACGTGATTCGAAGAATTTTAAGACGGGCTGTTCGCTATGGTTATACCTTTCTTGGATTCCAAACCCCATTTTTACACGAGCTTTTACCTTTGTTGGCAGCTAATTTTGGTGATGTGTTTCCGGAAGTAGCTCAGCAGCAAGAATTTATTGCCCGAGTAATCAAAGAAGAAGAGGCTTCATTTCTACGTACCTTGGATAATGGTCTAAAAATGTTGGATCAGATCAAGTCTGATTTACAAGCCAAGGGAGATTCGGTCATTCCAGGGAAAACAGCCTTTGAACTATACGACACATATGGATTTCCTTTGGATTTGACTTCTTTGATTGCGAGAGAAAATGGACTGTCAGTTGATCAAGCTGGATTCACACAAGAGATGGAAATCCAGAAAACCCGTTCGAGGGCTGCAGCGGAACAAGAAACAGGTGATTGGGTGCTTGTAGGGGAGGAAGAAGGAGTGGAGTTTGTAGGGTATGATTACACAGAAGCGAGCTCTACTATCGTAAAGTACCGCAAGATTACTGATAAGAAAGGGGATCGATACCAAATTGTTTTGGATAAAACCCCCTTTTATGCTGAAAGTGGGGGACAAGTAGGTGATCAAGGTACTTTAACCAATGGTCAAGAAGTGATTAGGGTAGTGGATACGAAGAAAGAAAATGACCTAATCGTTCATTTTGTAGATAAAATCCCTTCCAATCCATCGGTCATATTTGATGCTCAAGTGGATGTGCAGAGAAGAGGTTTGATCACAAACAACCACTCGGCTACCCATTTGCTCCACGCAGCATTGAAGCAGGTGTTAGGCGATCATGTGCAGCAAAAAGGATCCCTGGTTAACGATGAAATTTTACGTTTTGACTTTTCTCATTTTGCTAAATTGACAGATGAGGAACTGACACAAGTCGAACAGATAGTGAATGAGAAAATCCGCGCAAATATTGTTTTAAATGAACAGAGAAATGTGCCGATCGATGAAGCAAGAAGGCAAGGCGCTACGGCATTGTTTGGAGAAAAATATGGGGACTTTGTGCGTGTGATCACCTTTGATCCCAATTTTTCTGTGGAGCTTTGTGGGGGTATACATGTGAAAAGTACCGGATTAATTGGTCTTTGCAAGATTGTTTCTGAGGGTTCTATTTCGGCTGGTGTGAGAAGAATTGAAGCAATCACTTCACAGGCAGCTGAAGCGTATTATCGTGCACATGTGACTATGGTTAAAGAATTGCAGGAACTGATGAAGAATCCACGCGATTTGAAAAAATCTATCGAAGCTTTACTTACTGAGCGGAACGAACTCAAGAAAGAATTGGAAACTCTGCATGCCGAAAAGGCGGGCAGTGTGAAAGCTGATTTGTTAGCAAATGCCCTTACTGCAGGAGATGTCCAAGTGGTTTTTGGAATGGTAAAATTGCCTACAGCTGATGCTCTAAAAAAGTTGGTGTTTGAATTGAAAAATGAGTTACAACGAGCATTTATTGTTATTGCTGCAGATGTCGATGGGAAACCTCAGGTGGCCGTTGCCGTTGAAGAAGAATTGATTGAAAGCAAAGGTTTGAATGCTGGAGCTATTGTACGAGAATTGGCAAAAGAAATTCAAGGAGGTGGCGGAGGTCAGCCATTCTTTGCAACGGCCGGTGGAAAAGATATCAATGGTCTTCCCAAGGTTTTGGAAAAGGCCAAAAGCTATTTCGCCAACCTTTCGGCATAA
- a CDS encoding M23 family metallopeptidase, protein MSRIKYYYDPKTCKYERYTRSKWDVFLNSLGFLALAALLSAFILAIFTYYFDSPKELLLQRENQELKRYFQLMEEDLLNMNEMLADLQDRDDNLYRVIFESEPIPSEVRNAGIGGTDRYQEIKSKGLNQEKLLVSLMEKIDLLKRKMYVQSYSIEEITELALKKEEYWASIPAIQPVLNEELGKLASGFGMRLHPILKVRKMHTGVDFTAPVGTPIYATGDGIVKEVISVFGGYGKYVEIDHGFGFVSRYAHMNEFLVRKGQKIRRGDQIGTVGNTGSSTAPHLHYEVIKDGRYVNPVNYFFKDLTPEEYDKILELANKENQSLS, encoded by the coding sequence ATGAGTAGAATAAAATATTACTATGACCCAAAAACCTGCAAGTATGAACGGTATACCCGTAGTAAATGGGATGTTTTTTTAAACTCCTTGGGTTTTTTAGCACTTGCAGCCTTACTTTCGGCATTTATCTTGGCTATTTTTACTTACTACTTTGATAGTCCAAAGGAATTGTTGCTACAGCGGGAAAATCAAGAACTCAAGCGCTACTTCCAGTTAATGGAGGAAGATTTATTGAACATGAATGAAATGCTTGCAGATCTGCAAGATAGAGATGATAATTTGTATCGGGTGATATTTGAGTCAGAACCAATTCCAAGCGAAGTCAGAAATGCCGGTATTGGTGGAACAGATCGGTACCAAGAGATTAAAAGTAAAGGTTTAAATCAGGAAAAGCTGCTGGTTTCTTTAATGGAAAAAATTGATCTCCTTAAGCGCAAGATGTATGTTCAATCATACAGTATTGAAGAAATTACAGAGCTGGCTCTTAAGAAAGAGGAATATTGGGCATCTATTCCAGCAATTCAGCCTGTACTGAATGAAGAGCTAGGCAAACTAGCTTCTGGATTTGGAATGCGATTGCATCCGATCTTAAAAGTAAGAAAAATGCATACTGGAGTAGATTTTACAGCTCCTGTTGGAACTCCCATTTACGCCACAGGTGATGGAATAGTGAAAGAAGTTATCAGCGTTTTTGGTGGCTACGGGAAATATGTAGAAATAGACCATGGCTTTGGTTTTGTAAGCCGGTACGCTCATATGAATGAATTTTTAGTTCGGAAGGGACAAAAAATAAGAAGAGGAGACCAAATCGGAACAGTGGGAAATACAGGATCTTCGACTGCACCTCACTTACATTACGAAGTGATCAAAGATGGACGTTATGTGAATCCAGTCAACTACTTCTTCAAAGACCTCACACCAGAGGAATATGATAAGATTTTGGAATTGGCGAATAAGGAAAATCAGTCGTTGAGTTAA
- a CDS encoding gliding motility-associated C-terminal domain-containing protein, with translation MKVLVQVFLFLIVVLEIGSISEAKSESINFSLMEREMPIFEHSITGPDELCLYYGSIIGEFFGGGRLTDVFRWRIINENGQVIIDREGGFQTFSHTFSEVGEYEIQLNVRRGVEEVFSGTKKITINPGANITLNNAYLLCDNGSTTMQLLDPNTPGLSNYRIEWTNSNGTVVSTSNTFTTDRPDRYTVSFFTFNQSGAQVCPFSVSTTVSRPRDYSINISANEVCQGGSTITLSATNNAFGNWFFTKDGGTEETLLGEGRRLDFTVNRDLNGPGDYEFIFRPDNSNNEFCKLEEKIGFRVNFTPNVRIFFQQEAESCEANDGILIIEALGDVDRITLFKNGQMIDRFFDLKEGEVIELTGMEAAIYRASVALGNCSTSRSVLLPMSNPPDEINFNIIEITDESCNETGTIDGKIKIQLSQPNFTGSYRLLQINGTVFSSGEINNANEFEFFAPAGSYFLALSNDQNCSYPNDQRINISSKGEVNFSVPDRLNICEYFDFSPTTSMDLVFTLIYPDNTEIIKSSQETFRLDQAGEYRIIGRDVNTEDGFCPRELNFFVNLTNQINYEPELISEDCFGNKQYFANLFGADISRYNIRWINENGVVVGTEEFLFPTSSGEFKLEVQPRNSEACPTPPKSFFIQPAVTEVAVNLSAEPLCPGGESRIDLVTDFDEVKQIFWLFIDEDGESTPLDQFDDQQWIVISEEGSYEAVVYNRLNCEIGRNFIQINTSTDLAIFDIPESIVVCEFYELTPQTELDLTFIVRFPDGNELNYAKGDLIFFDQEGEHLITASSADPTIFLCEISKAIQVTQKNAIPFSPELVDQSCDGTLTYSAELFGTSSSETDFLWYGPDGSLLGEMEFFQPQENGIYELEVRPQGSLVCPEPNRISFEVIMPVTELDGSLSVAFYCPNAPFTTVTLDADLEQVTRIQWYFTNLQGDRTTLDDFFGQSEIIAIEEGFYRVETFNALDCPLGADEVLVQRSTDDLRPQINENYTICAQFGLFVTINPGSFSEYQWFFNGELVSESSTFEPRSAGSYDLIVTSVEGCDFSASFEVVEECKLQIRHTTGMQPNNDKLPFEIYANFLIDEIEVWIYNHWGQLVYHCLNQNNDGETPSCSWMGVLNGEKILQGTYAVKIRYKNNFENIDRTEFGSLIVIDGGT, from the coding sequence ATGAAGGTATTGGTTCAAGTTTTTTTATTCTTGATCGTGGTGTTGGAAATAGGCTCGATTTCAGAGGCGAAATCAGAGTCTATTAATTTTTCATTGATGGAAAGAGAAATGCCTATTTTTGAACATAGCATAACGGGGCCGGATGAATTATGCTTATATTATGGAAGCATAATTGGGGAGTTTTTTGGTGGAGGCCGTCTGACAGATGTATTCCGATGGAGAATTATCAACGAAAATGGTCAGGTAATTATCGATCGCGAAGGAGGATTCCAAACTTTCAGTCATACATTTTCAGAAGTTGGTGAATATGAAATACAATTGAACGTACGAAGAGGGGTAGAAGAAGTGTTCTCAGGAACTAAAAAAATCACCATTAATCCAGGAGCGAATATAACCTTAAACAATGCATATCTGCTTTGCGATAACGGTAGCACAACCATGCAGCTACTAGATCCAAACACGCCTGGATTATCAAATTACCGAATTGAATGGACAAATAGCAACGGAACTGTTGTAAGTACAAGTAATACATTTACAACTGATCGACCGGATCGCTACACTGTGAGTTTTTTTACTTTCAATCAATCAGGTGCACAGGTATGCCCTTTTAGTGTTAGTACAACAGTGAGTAGGCCTAGAGACTACAGTATAAACATCTCTGCCAATGAAGTTTGTCAAGGAGGATCTACAATAACCCTTTCAGCAACCAATAATGCCTTTGGTAATTGGTTTTTTACAAAAGATGGGGGTACAGAAGAAACTCTTTTGGGCGAAGGTCGGAGATTAGACTTTACAGTAAATAGAGACTTGAATGGCCCGGGTGATTATGAATTTATATTTAGACCTGATAATAGCAATAATGAATTTTGCAAGCTGGAAGAAAAGATTGGTTTTAGAGTAAATTTCACTCCTAATGTAAGAATCTTTTTTCAACAAGAGGCAGAAAGCTGTGAAGCTAATGATGGGATATTAATTATAGAAGCTTTAGGGGATGTTGATAGAATTACTCTATTTAAAAATGGTCAAATGATAGACCGCTTTTTTGATCTTAAGGAAGGAGAAGTCATTGAATTAACTGGAATGGAAGCTGCCATCTATAGAGCTTCTGTGGCACTTGGTAATTGTTCTACAAGTAGAAGTGTATTGTTACCTATGAGTAATCCTCCTGATGAAATAAATTTCAATATTATAGAAATAACAGATGAATCATGCAATGAGACTGGAACAATAGATGGAAAAATAAAGATTCAACTAAGCCAGCCAAACTTTACAGGAAGTTATCGTTTATTACAAATCAATGGAACGGTATTCAGCTCAGGAGAAATCAACAATGCTAACGAGTTTGAGTTTTTTGCTCCAGCAGGCAGTTATTTCCTAGCGTTAAGCAATGATCAAAATTGTTCATATCCAAATGACCAAAGAATTAATATTTCTTCAAAAGGAGAGGTTAATTTTTCTGTTCCCGATAGACTAAATATCTGTGAATACTTTGATTTCTCCCCAACCACCTCTATGGATTTGGTATTTACTCTGATCTACCCTGATAACACCGAAATCATAAAATCAAGCCAAGAAACTTTTCGACTTGATCAAGCAGGAGAATATAGAATCATAGGTAGAGATGTAAATACTGAGGATGGTTTTTGCCCAAGAGAACTTAATTTCTTTGTAAATTTAACCAATCAAATCAATTATGAACCTGAATTAATTTCTGAAGACTGTTTCGGAAACAAGCAATACTTTGCTAATCTTTTTGGGGCAGATATCAGTCGCTACAACATCCGATGGATCAATGAAAATGGGGTTGTAGTAGGTACTGAAGAATTCCTTTTCCCTACGTCAAGTGGAGAATTTAAATTAGAGGTGCAACCTCGAAATTCAGAAGCTTGTCCTACTCCACCAAAAAGTTTTTTTATACAACCTGCTGTCACAGAGGTAGCTGTTAACCTCTCAGCAGAACCACTTTGCCCAGGAGGAGAGTCAAGAATAGACTTGGTTACCGATTTTGATGAAGTTAAACAAATATTTTGGCTATTTATCGATGAAGATGGGGAATCAACCCCCTTAGATCAATTTGATGATCAACAATGGATTGTAATTTCTGAGGAAGGATCTTACGAAGCAGTAGTTTATAATAGGCTTAACTGCGAAATCGGAAGAAACTTTATCCAAATCAATACAAGCACAGATTTAGCTATTTTTGATATTCCTGAATCAATCGTTGTATGTGAATTTTATGAACTTACCCCACAAACAGAACTGGATCTAACGTTTATTGTGCGTTTCCCGGACGGTAATGAATTAAATTATGCTAAAGGTGATCTCATCTTTTTTGACCAAGAAGGAGAACACTTGATCACTGCTAGCAGTGCCGATCCAACTATTTTTTTGTGTGAAATTTCAAAAGCAATTCAGGTTACTCAGAAAAATGCAATCCCCTTTAGTCCTGAGCTTGTTGACCAAAGTTGTGATGGAACACTTACATACAGTGCTGAATTATTTGGTACTTCGAGTTCTGAAACTGATTTCTTGTGGTACGGTCCTGATGGCTCACTACTAGGGGAAATGGAGTTTTTCCAACCTCAAGAAAATGGGATATATGAATTAGAGGTAAGGCCTCAAGGAAGTTTGGTTTGTCCGGAACCTAATCGTATAAGTTTTGAAGTAATCATGCCCGTTACGGAACTTGATGGAAGCCTAAGTGTTGCGTTTTATTGTCCAAACGCTCCGTTTACAACTGTGACTTTAGATGCAGATCTTGAACAAGTGACAAGGATACAATGGTATTTCACCAATTTACAAGGAGATAGAACTACTTTAGATGATTTTTTTGGTCAATCGGAAATTATTGCCATCGAAGAGGGCTTCTATCGTGTAGAAACGTTTAATGCTCTTGATTGCCCATTAGGTGCTGACGAGGTGCTAGTTCAGAGAAGTACAGATGATTTGAGACCTCAGATTAATGAAAACTATACCATTTGTGCCCAATTCGGCTTATTCGTCACCATTAATCCAGGTTCTTTTAGTGAGTACCAATGGTTTTTTAATGGTGAATTAGTTTCAGAAAGCAGCACATTTGAACCGAGGAGTGCTGGTTCTTATGATCTCATCGTAACAAGCGTTGAAGGGTGTGACTTCTCTGCAAGCTTCGAAGTAGTAGAAGAATGTAAACTACAAATCAGGCACACGACAGGAATGCAGCCTAACAATGACAAACTTCCCTTTGAAATTTATGCAAACTTTTTAATTGATGAAATTGAAGTTTGGATTTATAACCACTGGGGGCAATTAGTCTATCATTGTCTCAATCAAAACAATGATGGAGAAACTCCTTCCTGTTCATGGATGGGGGTTTTAAATGGCGAAAAAATATTACAAGGAACTTATGCAGTAAAAATCAGGTATAAAAATAATTTTGAAAATATAGATAGAACGGAATTTGGATCACTGATAGTAATTGATGGAGGGACATAA
- a CDS encoding ABC transporter ATP-binding protein — MKTSQTKESRVTMASVFKTIIWPRRRQLFLGLFLIIISRLTGLVLPGASKFLIDDVIPSNDLDLLKYLVIGVVVAITIQSVTSYALTQILSVEAQHLIAKLRSKVQRHIIQLPIRFFDNTKTGELVSRIMTDVEGVRNLVGTGFAQMIGGILTAVISLVLLIYISPLMTLYVLVPVIIFGFISLKAFSKIRPIFRERGKINAEVTGRLTETLGGIRVIKGFNAEQQEIRSFEDGVERLFLNVKASLTATSFVTSAATFLLGLASAGIMGIGGYMIMDGQMTFGDFLAFTLYLGFMIAPIVQMSNIGSQFTEAFAGLDRTEEIMNMPLEHTTGNRTKSLESIRGDIRFEQVSYAYEEGKEVIKGVSFHAPAGSVTALVGTSGSGKTTIAGLAASFLNPDSGYIWVDGVDIQEILLNSYRSQLGVVLQDDFLFEGTIRENILFPRPNASHEDLMKAVRAAHVQEFTDRFELGLETVIGERGVKLSGGQRQRIAIARAILADPKILVLDEATSNLDTESESLIQESLKELMKGRTTFVIAHRLSTIRQADQILVIEQGQIVESGKHDELIAKQGRYYQLYTYQARI; from the coding sequence ATGAAAACATCCCAAACAAAAGAGAGCAGGGTCACGATGGCCAGTGTTTTCAAAACTATTATTTGGCCACGTCGCCGTCAGCTATTCCTAGGTTTATTTTTAATCATCATTTCAAGGTTAACCGGGCTTGTATTACCAGGAGCGAGTAAATTTTTGATTGATGATGTTATTCCCTCCAATGACTTAGACTTATTAAAGTATTTGGTTATTGGAGTGGTGGTAGCGATCACTATTCAATCGGTCACTTCCTATGCGTTAACCCAGATTTTATCCGTGGAAGCACAGCATTTGATTGCCAAACTTCGTTCAAAAGTTCAGAGACATATTATTCAATTACCGATTCGCTTTTTTGACAATACTAAAACAGGTGAGTTGGTTTCCCGAATCATGACCGATGTAGAAGGTGTGCGGAATTTGGTAGGGACAGGCTTCGCACAGATGATCGGCGGAATTTTGACGGCAGTCATTTCATTGGTTTTGTTGATTTATATAAGCCCTTTGATGACGCTCTATGTATTGGTTCCAGTGATTATTTTTGGATTCATCTCTTTGAAAGCATTCAGTAAAATTAGACCGATCTTTCGCGAACGTGGTAAAATCAATGCAGAAGTTACGGGTAGACTGACAGAAACCCTAGGCGGTATCCGAGTGATTAAAGGATTTAATGCGGAGCAGCAGGAAATTAGATCTTTTGAGGATGGAGTAGAGCGCTTGTTTTTGAATGTTAAGGCAAGTTTGACAGCTACTAGTTTTGTGACTTCTGCTGCAACCTTTCTTCTTGGATTGGCATCAGCAGGAATCATGGGTATTGGTGGCTATATGATCATGGATGGGCAAATGACCTTTGGGGATTTTCTTGCATTTACCTTGTATTTGGGTTTTATGATTGCCCCAATTGTACAGATGAGTAACATTGGTAGTCAATTTACGGAAGCATTTGCTGGGCTGGATCGTACAGAAGAAATCATGAATATGCCGCTCGAGCATACTACAGGTAATCGAACAAAGAGTCTTGAGTCTATCCGAGGGGATATTCGTTTTGAGCAGGTTTCCTATGCTTATGAGGAGGGTAAAGAAGTTATCAAAGGTGTAAGTTTTCATGCGCCTGCCGGATCAGTTACAGCCTTGGTTGGCACTTCTGGTTCAGGAAAGACTACCATTGCTGGTTTGGCAGCATCTTTCTTAAATCCTGATTCCGGGTATATTTGGGTAGATGGTGTGGATATTCAGGAAATTTTGTTGAATAGTTACCGCTCGCAGTTGGGGGTGGTATTGCAAGATGACTTTTTGTTTGAGGGGACTATTCGGGAAAACATCTTGTTTCCAAGACCAAATGCTTCTCATGAAGATTTAATGAAGGCTGTTCGAGCAGCTCATGTGCAAGAATTTACCGATCGATTCGAATTAGGGCTTGAAACAGTCATCGGGGAACGAGGAGTCAAGTTATCCGGTGGTCAGCGACAACGGATTGCCATTGCAAGAGCCATTTTAGCAGATCCAAAGATTTTGGTGTTGGATGAGGCTACATCCAATTTGGATACTGAAAGTGAGAGCTTAATACAGGAGTCATTGAAGGAATTAATGAAGGGCAGGACCACCTTTGTCATTGCTCACCGACTAAGCACCATCCGTCAAGCTGATCAGATTTTGGTCATCGAGCAGGGTCAGATTGTAGAGTCCGGTAAACATGATGAGTTGATTGCTAAGCAGGGGAGGTATTACCAACTATATACGTATCAGGCTAGGATATAG
- a CDS encoding DinB family protein, translated as MKQWIQEINGISSEVERLFGKLSQEDLHKKPNPSTWSIAENLQHLITLNSSYFPIFRQLKDGTIRRPFVGKFEFFTKLFGNMIYQSVSDGGKKKIKTFPRWEPKIFDPQAPIVVDFLKHQKELNDQIKSLQLFIEKEAVIYSPANKLIVYTLPKALDIIVAHEHRHLDQAKKLLNP; from the coding sequence ATGAAACAATGGATCCAAGAAATCAATGGTATTTCCTCCGAGGTTGAACGCTTATTTGGCAAACTTTCCCAAGAAGACTTACATAAAAAGCCAAACCCTTCCACTTGGAGTATTGCGGAAAACTTACAGCATTTGATTACACTCAATTCCAGCTATTTTCCAATTTTCAGACAATTGAAAGATGGCACAATCAGGCGGCCGTTTGTTGGAAAATTTGAATTTTTCACTAAGCTTTTTGGCAATATGATTTACCAATCGGTTAGTGATGGAGGAAAGAAAAAAATTAAAACTTTTCCACGGTGGGAACCAAAAATTTTTGATCCACAAGCACCTATCGTTGTAGACTTTCTAAAGCATCAAAAAGAGCTGAATGATCAAATTAAATCTTTGCAACTCTTCATAGAAAAAGAAGCGGTCATTTATTCTCCTGCCAATAAATTGATTGTCTATACCCTACCCAAAGCGTTAGATATCATCGTTGCACATGAACATCGGCATTTAGATCAAGCTAAAAAACTACTCAACCCATAA